The nucleotide sequence GGTCAGCGGACTGACGCGCCGTTTTCGTGGCAAGGTGGCCGTGGACGACGTCGATCTACAAATCCCTGCGGGCCAAGTGTTCGGATTGGTGGGCGTCAACGGCAGCGGAAAAACCACACTGATCCGCCACTTGATCGGCGGATTGATGCCACAATGCGGCTCGGTCCGGGTCCTGGGGCTGGATCCGATCGCCGACCGCGTCGACGTCCTGCGACGCACCGGATACCTGACCGAAGAAGACACGCTGCCGCGTTGGATGCGTGTCGGTGAACTGTTGGATTTCTATCGTGGCGTTCAGCCCAATTGGGACCAACGATTTGCTGGCGAGCTGTGCGACATGTTCCGGCTGGACCGGACTCAGAAACTGTCCAGTCTTTCTAAAGGCGGACGTGCACGGGTGGGATTACTTGCGGCGATCGCTCATCGGCCGGAACTGTTGATCCTGGACGAACCGAGCAGCGGATTGGATCCGATCGCACGGGGCGAGATCCTGGAAACCGTCATTCGGACCGTGAACGACGATGGCCGAACGGTCTTGTTTTCCAGCCATTTGCTGGACGAAGTCGACCGCGTTTGCGATCGCGTCGCGCTGATCCACGGCGGTCGCATCATCGAAGAAGTCGAATTGCTGTCGCTGGGGCAACAGTACGAAGAAGTCGTGGGGCGGTCCGACGGCCCGGAAGCCCCCCTGGGCGACTCCTATGCATCCTTTGGTTACAAGTCGGACGGTCAAGAATGGTCGGTGCTGCGGCGGACAGACGATTCGATCAACCGGTCCGAAACGGATCCGTCTTGGGTGTCACGCCCCGCCACGCTGTCTCGCTGGTTCGACGCCCGCGTCAGCCAGCAAGAGAATCGGATCCCGCAGGAGTCGGCATCATGAATTCGACCGCATTTTTGGGACGTTTGCTGTTTGCACGACATCGATGGTTCTTGCTGACCATGGTCCCGATGTTGATCGTCACGGCCTTGCTCGGACACACATCACTGTCGTTGGCACCCCAGACAACCTTGTCGGATGTCTGCGTTCAGCTGTTCTGCCTCACCATGATCGTCGCGTTTTGCGGCGGTGCGATCTTGCTGGATTTTTGCCCCCAAGGCGACGTGGGCGGCTTGTCGGGAATGTTCGAACCTTGGCTGCTTCGCACACCATTATCCACTTGGCGTTTGGCGTTGGTTCCGATCATCGCCAAAACCGTTTGGATCCTGACGCTTTGGTTACTGCTATTGGCCTTGTTCGTACACAGCGCCGTCAACGTTCGGTTGGATTTGGTTTCGATCCTGGCACCCCCGATCACGTTGTCAGCAATCAGCGTTGGTCTGAGCGCGATTTTGTGGCGTCCCTACGCCAGCAGCCTGCGACGCATGGCGCTGCTGATGCTGTACGCGGTGGTCTGCTACGGCCTGTTGTTTGCAGTGCTGACGGCCTGTTTTGAACAACAGCGGTTCCACTGGATTGTGCGAACGGGCACGTTGGTCGGCTGTGTTTTGTTGTGGATGTTGCTTGTCCGTGTTGCCGTCGCGCAATTGGAACAATCGCGTAGCCACAGCTTGGGCCGCATCGCGGCATCGCCCCGCCCGGATCTTCAATCGTGGTGGTGGACGTTGGACCGACAACCGCGGCCCTGGGCGACGGGCGATTGCAGCTGCGCGTTGCGATGGCACGACGCGGCGCGGGCCCGCCGTGACGTCACCCGATCGTTGTGCTGGATCGCCGCTCCGGTGCTTTTCTTGATTTGTTGGCAATGGCCAATGATTGGCATGCTGGCGTTTCTGGTGCCTTGCATGGTTCTTTGGACGTTGTTCAACGCCTGCGCCGCGATCTATGAACCACGTGGCTTCAGCGACCGATCGCCGTTGCCTGAATATCTAATTTCACTGCCGTTGTCGCAATTCGACCTTTTCCGTTCCCGTTTGTCGGTGACCGTGCGAACGGCAGTGACTTGGTCTGCCGCCTTGGTAACGGGGATCGCGATCGCGACGTGGCTGGGCGGACATCACGAAACGATGTTTCGGCTGTGGCGGTTGGGCGACACGGGGTGGATCAAGCCGACATGGATGGGGGTGGGGGCGACGCCAAAACTGATCAGCTTGTGGGTGGTTCTTTGGGCGTCATTGTTGACGCTGGGACTGGGGCGGGTCATCGCGTTTCAGTGGATTGTTTCCTCCGAGCACGCACGCTGGCTGGTCTACGGTTGCCTGACGGTGATTTTGTCAGTCATCGTCGGAACCATCGCTTGGATCTTGTGGCAAATCAGCAATCGTCCTTGGGATCAGATCCGCGAAGACGTGGTGGCGGCGACGCAGTACCTACCCTGGATCATTGGCACTCTGTTGACGGCCAAAGGGATTCTGGCGATTGCCGAAAGCCACCGTTTGACTCGGAATGACTGGATCAAGCCGCGCCAATTGTGTTTCATCTGGGCAAGCTGGGCAGCCTTTATCGCCACCATCGCAATCATTTTGTGGTTATTGAAACCTTATACCCCGTTGGGATTCGCCGCCGTTTTGTCGGGCACTGCGTTGACGATGCCTCTGTGGCGTTTGCTGCGAATCATCGGCGGAATTCGGTCCAGCCTTCACCAGTGACAATCATGGTTGAAGAGGCGTATTTTCGCGGGGGCGCCACCATTCGCTGCGGGTTCGTCGCGTCAGCCCGTCATGTGGCATCCATGTGCGACAAATGAAGATTTCATAAATCTTCGAATCCCGGAAACTGGGCGGTTAAGCTTTCGATCACAGAAAGCTTGCATCAAGCCTAACGTTTTGCTCACTGAACACGTTTCATTGGTGGACAATCGTCCGTTAGCAGCGGCGGGACTTTCGTCGCTGCGTGCGGGCGGTTTCAATGCAACGAACACGCGTCTTGGTGCGCCCCAGAAACCGCCCCAATGGATCGACGGAACGGGCGGCTATCCCGACGGATCGTCCTTTTTTCACACAGTATTTTTTTCATCTCCATCCGACGGACAAAACGAGTGATGAAGCGAAACGGTTTCACTCTGGTCGAATTGCTGGTGGTCATCGCGATCATCGGTATCTTGGTCGCCCTGCTGTTGCCTGCCGTTCAATCGGCCCGTGGCGCGGCACGGCGAATGAGCTGCCAGAACAACATGAAGCAGTTGGGACTTGCCGCCCACAACTTTGAAAGCACCTACAAGAAGTTCCCGCCGGGGCTGACGACGTTCGTCAACAATAGCCCCCGGGACTGGTACGGCAACACCGTCTTCACCTACATCCTGCCCTACCTGGAACAACAGTCGATCTACGACAAGTGGGACTGGTCGGACACGTACGAAGCGGCCCAAAACAACACCAGCGACCCGTTGGACCCGACGATCAAGTCGGTCGACGCGGCATCGGCCCAAGTGGTTCCGACTTACCTGTGCCCGAGCGACGTGGCGCCGGAAACGGTGTTCGAATTAGATTATGACGTCACCGGATACGCGACCGGTTATTTCAGCCTGTGTAGCTACTTGGCCAACGGCGGAACACACAGCACCTACTTCCGCGACACCGACATGCAAGACGACGGCATGTTCTTCATGACCGGTGACGACAGCCAACCGGAAAGCTACCAGCGATTCCTGGAAGACGGAAAAGCACCGGCCCGTTTCGCCGATTGCATCGACGGCACCAGCCAAACGTTCTTGTTCGGCGAACGATTCCATTACGACCAGTTCTTCGACGCCAAGCTGCACAACGTTTCGCGTAAGTACAGCCGTTACCCGATCAACCGCTGGGGTGCCTGGGCCTGGACCGGTGGCGGCAACGGCACGACGCACGTCTTCGGATCGACTCGCGTTCCGCCGAACTATCAAACGCCCGAAGATGCACCGTCGTCTTACGCTTCGGTCAACTTGCGGATGTCGGCTTTTGGCAGCGGTCACGTCGGCGGAACCAACTTTGCTTTCACCGACGGCAGCGTCGCTTTTATCAGCGATTCGATCAACATGGTGACTTACCAAGCCCTGAGCACCAAATCGGGTCGCGAGATTCTGGACGAAGAATATTGATCCGTCGGTCGTTACCGAACGAGTGTTCGGTAACGGCAATCCGACGCTGATCGAATCCCCCGCGTCTGTCACGGGCTCCGCCGCGTGCAGACGCGATTTTTTTTGAATCGTCCCGTCGATATCTGGCGGGCCCGTCGACCAAAACACCACCTGCGAAAACGACCGTGCGGTGCCAGACGATTTTGCGTCGCACCGGCCCGGCGTATGAATGAATCATGCAACGCCACGTTATCTTTGCTTTGTTGATCCCCGCCGTGCTGTTGATGGTGGGATGTGATTCCGGAATCGAACTGGGACAGGTCACCGGGACAGTGACCAAGGACGGCGAGCCTGCGCCGGAAATCTGGATCAACTTCATGCCCGATCCGGATGAGGGAACCGAGGGTGCGATCTCCAGCGCGATCACCGACCAAGACGGCCGCTATGAATTGCAGTACCAGGGCGAAAACAAAGAGCCCGGTGCTGCTGTTGGCGCCCATCGCGTGGTGGTCAACGACCTGGTCCCCGAAAACTTTCGTGGACAAGGTCGTCCTCCAAAATCCCGCGTTCGACCGGAGATGATGCACGCGGGCGACACGCCGTTTCGATTCGAAGTCAAACCGGGCCAGCAACAGATTGATATCGATCTGGATATCTAGGCGACTTTTTTTCCGCCCGGTGCACGCAGATCAAACAGCCCAAAGATCTCTTCTTTGGTCAGCCCGCTGCTGCGTGTCGGCGCATCGGTTTCGCCTTGGGCAAACAGTTCATCGAACATTTGCCGCTTCTGGTCCAGCACGTCGGCAATTCGTTGTTCGATCGTGTTCGCCGCTAACATCCGTGTCACGGTGACCGAACCGGCGGCACCGATGCGATGGGCGCGGTTGATCGCTTGGTCTTCCACGGCAGGATTCCACCAGCGGTCGAACAGAAACACATAGCGACAGAACTGTAGGTTCAGACCGACACTGCCGGCGCCGTAGCTCATCAGGATCACGTGAGAATCCGGATCGTTTTTGAAGCGATCGATGACCTGTTCGCGTTGCTTGTGGGGCACTTTGCCGTGGTACTCCAGCGGCCCGAAAGCTTGCAGCGGACCTTTCAGCTTTTCGATCGTCTTGGTCCATTGGCTAAACACGATTGCCTTTTGGCCACTGGCGGCGACCTCTTCCATGTCGGCGACCAACTGATTTTTCTTGGCACTGCTGCCGGTGACCGGGTCAAAGTTGCAGATTTGCTTCAATCGCAACACCAATTCGAACACATGCTGGACGGTCAGTGCCTGTTCCAGTTCCTCCAGGTGAATCACGCCTTCCGATTCGGCTGCTTCGTACCGTTCCCATTGCTCCGGTGTCAGGTCTAGTTCGGAATCGCGATACAGCTTTGGCGGCATGTCGTCCAAGACCATGTCTTTGGTACGCCGCAAAATGTGTTCGCGTGATGCCTTGGCCA is from Crateriforma conspicua and encodes:
- a CDS encoding ABC transporter ATP-binding protein; translated protein: MNHAIKPSGNELAVKVSGLTRRFRGKVAVDDVDLQIPAGQVFGLVGVNGSGKTTLIRHLIGGLMPQCGSVRVLGLDPIADRVDVLRRTGYLTEEDTLPRWMRVGELLDFYRGVQPNWDQRFAGELCDMFRLDRTQKLSSLSKGGRARVGLLAAIAHRPELLILDEPSSGLDPIARGEILETVIRTVNDDGRTVLFSSHLLDEVDRVCDRVALIHGGRIIEEVELLSLGQQYEEVVGRSDGPEAPLGDSYASFGYKSDGQEWSVLRRTDDSINRSETDPSWVSRPATLSRWFDARVSQQENRIPQESAS
- a CDS encoding DUF1559 domain-containing protein, coding for MKRNGFTLVELLVVIAIIGILVALLLPAVQSARGAARRMSCQNNMKQLGLAAHNFESTYKKFPPGLTTFVNNSPRDWYGNTVFTYILPYLEQQSIYDKWDWSDTYEAAQNNTSDPLDPTIKSVDAASAQVVPTYLCPSDVAPETVFELDYDVTGYATGYFSLCSYLANGGTHSTYFRDTDMQDDGMFFMTGDDSQPESYQRFLEDGKAPARFADCIDGTSQTFLFGERFHYDQFFDAKLHNVSRKYSRYPINRWGAWAWTGGGNGTTHVFGSTRVPPNYQTPEDAPSSYASVNLRMSAFGSGHVGGTNFAFTDGSVAFISDSINMVTYQALSTKSGREILDEEY
- a CDS encoding transthyretin-like family protein produces the protein MQRHVIFALLIPAVLLMVGCDSGIELGQVTGTVTKDGEPAPEIWINFMPDPDEGTEGAISSAITDQDGRYELQYQGENKEPGAAVGAHRVVVNDLVPENFRGQGRPPKSRVRPEMMHAGDTPFRFEVKPGQQQIDIDLDI